The nucleotide window AAAATGATTTGATGGTTGAAGCTGTAGGAAAAGCTGTCGAAAGTGGTGCACCTGCATCTTTACcagtttaaccaaaaaatggtTTTGTAAATAAGAATTACTGTATTACATTTTTAAACCGTCTAAAAAGGCACAAATAACTGTTCCGGTTGAACTTATTTGACATGAGGGAAAAGTTTAATATGGTGACAAAGGGAACTAAAAGATCCCCTTTAGCTTCTAAGTTCAAATCCCAGATGTGATATTATGCCTATTATTCTAACTAGTATTAGTATCCGTACGGATGCGCAAACACTAATCATGTCagatatttaagttatttggattgtatgtaaataataatcttaaaatttgcactttctcagtaaatataaataatcattggatattaactaaatgaaaaaattaacaatttcttctatttttccttttttataccattcttgccggtgtcattggatccttaaaatagtcaggaagcaaaataataactcatatttatggtaaaataatcaaatgttgagacaatgaatgactctttggataagacttaactcttttactactacttgaactcttatttggtgtgttgatatctcttaaaaaatatttcttttttaaaatttcagcttctaaagcattatttttcaataataattatttttataataatgtaattgaaaatattattcttaattcaaaactcattttagttggctatttaaaaatataaaaaattctttagctagtgaatttttttttactctattttgatatttgacattaaccatgttaaatatctgattatttgaattatatgtaaacaaccttaacatttaaaccttctaaataattatagataattgtcagatattaattaagaaagactacatgaaaaaagactaacattttctcaattctcatagtgataattttatttttgcactattgtcataggtgtcattggaacctaaaaatagtcacaaagtaaataatagctcatatttatggcaaagcacaaaagttgacacgatataaacgattctttgattaTGACGTAACTcttatactacgacttgaactcttatttgatatgattttatctttcaaaaactatttctattttgaaattttaatttctaaaactttatatatattataataatgattatctttataatgatgcaagtgaagatattatctttaatttaaaattcactttaatcggctatctaaaaatttaaataattatttggccggatttatttcagtatgactccactttaagtttatcgatatctctagccccagaatttgaatttttaataccctatatatacaaaaaatttgttctttgaatcattaaatattaaattagttgattattatgattataaaatattgcatatattgtcttaaaattgtcaagtagtttatttttcgacaccatacttggcttaacctcaatgtaaactactcaaattgcattccaattcaaattcaaaaatcatATCAGTTTtttagtaatagtgatttttaaaaaatgacacataatgtaaattaaaaaatatattctaagatatccttatcttataatctatgtatttgagttgaaaaaaaatatatttgaaatcgatgagattaactttcaaattttttatactcaacaaagatgaaacataagaagaaatttattgtcatcttttatttctggtttttagatttttctaacatttttttcaaaatttattttcttttatcttatttttaatgtcgttatttcttttgttacaaaaaaattaatttatttcattataaagggatgagttttaataaaaattgtctacatatgaattttaattatatttttagtcttttcttgaaattatttcatatttttcttttggctttatctaataaGCCTAAATAGGTGTTCACtcgaccacttaaattaaaatattgaatgatatataatttatatataatccatatataatatgtgtataatcatgtgttgtcggtatatcatttatttatattagctataaaaagtaaacaataaatatgggtggatattatgtaaatattccataagatttcgattttttgagtttatccatgatataacttctattaccactaatgttcaaaaatatcttatctttttattatctttgaattaaaaaaaagtaaagagttttttcgaaataatttgtttacattttaaaaaaatatttcacatcataccaattttttctttatatatactcaatgttacacttaaaagtcgctatagaaactattaattagaaaccaatttctctcttgttgagtttgaaaaaaaaactttcacgtaatctaatgattcaaaactaatattcttcaacgaaaaaaatattatacccttgcaatattggcttgactacagctaaatgaaAGGGTTTCAGCTTATATCCTTCAATTTCTTGAATGtcctaaattgaaattaatgaaaGCAATGCatagccaaagttttgttatttgtttgatgtccatttatgcaaattgactcttcaaacaaatattctccaagaagaaaaaagaaacaactttttttttaatactaactgattttgtgatgtttctttctccaacatgtatgtttactttattatatatgtaagtaaacttttattttattttgtaaactctttttttgttatttagataaacatagatGTGTATCcaatatattacatttattttaaaagaatttcattttattcaaatcttgttacagtgtttcaaagaattatacttatatgattttaaatgtgaaagagttttatagttatatggagtagttttttttgCTAGAGGTGaaatagtatttaaataattaaaaaaaataacaaaagttcctaacatgattgcatatgatcattgaccgaattaagtatgataacatgataaaaaaagataaattttatttttaatttaaattcaaattttagaactttatctataaattcaaaattatcttttaattcaaattccgtatatatatatttgtatttaacttaaatagtcaaatatagaataaagcaCCATATACTATTGATATTTATTAACTTGCTACTTagcttaaccataatgtcaattatatatggcaactttcttgctttaactaaaatagtcaatAAAGTTAtcatattttttctattatatagAAAAGAGAAGTGCAGGTCGACCAACGACAAAAGAGATATTTACTCAAATATACAAGggtaaaatggtgatatcatgtGTTGATATCATAAAAGATTTTTGATATACGTGGTCACGCATGCTTAGTCAAGCAGCCTTGTTTCTCGCGGATACAGTCAAACGTAACTCTAGAAGCATCTTCTTTCATCTCTCCGACATGCTTCATCAAGTTTTTATACCGTTCCTTCCTTCAGACTGAAAGAGTCCCCTTTATCTTCTCGGTTGGTTGTCGCCATTTTAGGTATGTTAATTTCAAATGTTTCGCGCCTAAATTTTCTCCCAGTTTTATCTTCTGCCAACTCTCTCTTTAATATTCTTCTGCTTTATATTTCTTCTTTATGTTTCTCTTTTGCATTTACTctatttcttttcatgatgtttaCTTTCAGACTTTCCTAGACTGCATAGTTGTTTTCATTTTGTTAGTTGAATGCTACAATTCTAGGTCTGCTTTCTGAAAATACCAAATCGAAATTTATCAGAACTGTATTTCCCTCCTATCTTTATGTCTTTCTTTCAATTTCATCTAGCTAGAAGCTTCTTTGTTTatcttttttgttctattaagtATTTTTGGTTGCAGTGTAGCTACTGTAAATAGTATAGTTTGGCTGAGGCAGAAGAGTGTCTAAAGTGATTAAAGACCGTAATCGATTACATATTAGTGCTTCTCCAATTTTGAGGCTTGTTCGAGTTTCTTTTGAAGCATGACATGGCATGAGAGAATTCTTTCATGGAAATATTTGACCTCTTATTAAATAATAGATCTTGATCCTTTTTTTTTATGTAGTTTAAACTTACACTTAGATATACAAATGTATATCTTAGTCGTGCTTGGTCttgttgttttgtttattttcaaaatagtaaAGAGATCACATGTCAAAAGATTGAACAAAAATAGAAGCAGCTTATAGTCACCAGAATAAGAAACTTGAAGTGATCTAAATGAAGTGAGACTCTTTATGGTTGGTGGATGCAATGAATGATCTATCTTGGATTTTTCTTTACGGCTACATATAAGAAGATAGATCCAAATATATTTCTAAGCCATTTCATGGTCAAGATTTTGCTTGATTTTGTTTATAGACGAGAACCTTGAATCTTATTAATCAAAAAACATATGAGTTGCATTGGCAGAgcataaataaaaagggagaaaaaaatgAGAGCTATATATTGTGACAGTACTTTTGCCTGTATTTGAAAGTTAATTTTGGTAAAACCTTATTCATTTTGGCATGTGATTAACAAGTCTCAGTGGTTTAGTCATCCAAGTACAACTTTAGTTTCGATTCTAATTTTATTGTAGTCAAGAAATTAGTAGAGCAGTTTAAGGATATATATAACTATCATTTGTTCTTCTTTTAGATGATTTGCCCCTATATTTATGTCCTCTCATGTTATTCACTTCTTAGAAATAGCACAATCAGAATTCaaggaaaataaaagatgaaTTCTTGTGGAAAGCTTCTGTTGATtgcttttactttttctttttccagtttCTCGTGCATCTTATAGGTAGTATTGTTAATTTTGCTGAGGCAAAGCAATGACCCAAACTTTTACTGATGTTTGCATCACGATAGGCTGTCTACAACTCATCCCTTATGGTGCAATCTTTTCCAGATTTTACATGAACGTGGGTTGCTTTGTGTACCGGATTGCCCTTTTTCTTAGCATTCTATATCTAATCATAGCTATAGAGCACTggtatattttcttttcatgcaTATTTTATGGTATTACATAATGAATTCCCCACTGAATAGCACTTTTTACTTTGTAACTAGTTGAGGTGAATTGCTATTTGGGATATCACTCACttcatttataaaaataatgcgTTGTTTATCTTTGGGAGATGTCTACCAGTATTTAGTCTTTTTAATTCTTATCTTAGCAAACTGCTAATTTTTTTGTGTCTCTTAAATAGCTACATCAAGATTCACAGATGATACAAGTTAATTATGGCCAGAACAAACTAATAAAGATGCTATGATGAAACTTTTCGTTAACAAGAAAATCAATATGAAAGTAGAATGAGAAGCTTGACGATTTTAGCATCCCTAATTCAGAAGATAAAGTGAAGAGAGCACAGCTCATACAAAGTGGAAGGAGTGACCTTAATAGAGGCAAAGTATTCAAACTTTGATGATGATCTGAAGCTATCTTTAAGGTCAATTATTTgttggaaaatgaaaattttcacTTAGCCTGAATGTGCCTCTGAACGACTTTATGTTTAACTTTTCAGGATCGGGTGAATGCTTTTATGAAATAAGTGGAGGAAATATTAAACGATATTTCTTGAGATGTTTCTGAATTCTAATAAACATGAACTTAAAAGGAAAAGCGACCAACTTCTAGCAAATGTATTGAGAAAGCTGATTAATACAAATGGCTAATAAAAAAACATTATTAGAGTATTTCCTTGTTAACTTAAAGCACACATAAATGGAGGAAACAATGGACAAATATTAATTTGAGAGGTTTACGATGAACAtgaatttgaaaggaaaaaagatCAGCTTCTAGCAAATGTATTGAGAAAGCTGATGAATACAAATGGCTAATGAAAAAGCATTGAAAGAGTTCTTCCTTCTTAAAATCACACATGTCGTTTATCTCCACTAAGGAAGTGGTGTTAATTCCATGTAATCATCTCAAACTTGTAATATAAAGTTCAAGACATGTTCTGAATATAGATATCTTCAAGGGTGGTGCATATTCTTATAAAAGATAAGCTTATAGGCATTCGGGGAACTaaagtctttgtatggtttaaggtcagatatatttttgaaaataacctggatgtatattttttttttaaaccaaGTTCATGGCTAGCACATCCATGTTAGGTATGTTAatctgtatgtatgtatatatatataaagtcgtTCAGAGGCACATTCAGGCTAAgtgaaaattttcatttcccaaCAAATAATTGACCTTAAAGATAGCTTCATATCATCATCAAAGTTTGAATACTTTGCCTCTATTTAGGTCACTCCTTCCACTTTGTATGAGCTATGCTCTCTTCACTTTATCTTCTGAATTAGGGATGCTAAAatcattaaatgtatatatatatatatatatatatatatatatatatatatatatatatatatatatatatatatatatataattaaaacaaAATCGTATTTTGTTGGACATCTTTGTTAATGTAATTGGAGAAGGGAAAGAAGACTTTTCACTGCTTGAATACTCCGATGCCGAATTTCTTTTGAAAACATAGTCATCTTATTGTGTCACTTAGTATTGTTTAAGAATTTAAATTGTGTTTCAACTAATGCAATGTAAATTTTGCAAGCAAATCTCAGTAGTTGGGCCGGCCAACATTCATCTagtactattgacatttattagcttgtcACTTGACTTAACCATAATATCAATTATATATGgctaactttcttgctttaatttatATATAAGTATAGATTTTTGTAAAACGAGTTATCAACTACAGGAAACCTTCTAGTTTTCTTATGTCTTATTTTTAGTCGCAATATGAACCCATGCACAACTCACTTATTTCCATTCTTCCATAATCCATGTACTTCCTACACGTTAAATCATTCGATTCCTTAATTTGTATTTGTTCTGTTTTTAAAGCTACACTTTGCTGACAAACTAATTAAACACCTCATTAACAGAAATCAGTGGCGAAACAGGACATCCTAATCGGCATTGGAAGAAACACAAGATAGACCATCTTtgtaaataaaaatttaaaatcaagagTGCCATCATAGTTCAACTTTCACAGGTGCAAACTAAATTATAGAACTGAAGAGTGCATTCAATGTTTAGATACAGTAAAAACGTACGTAGAGCAAACTTCACTTTTTAGCACAAAATATATTCCCGAAGAAGGAATACATGGAAGTATTCTCTAGCTTGAAGAAGCTTAGTGTAAGAATTCCATCGATAAAGCCGCAATCAACTTGTTGTTTGATATTCCATTCGTGGATCAATCTGAAttcattgcaaatataataaatacagACAATGAAttataaatagatgaagaaaagttCTAAATCGCTGTTTCAACAAAAATGGCAAGTCACTATGAGCAAATTAGCAATAAAATATACtacaaattacaaaaataaaaaaataaaaatttgaagagTAGAATAAATGTAGCTTAAGGCTAGGACCATCAAGATCCAACCAAGACAAATCAACAATTCCCCCCTTATGCAAGCTGCAAGCCAAATTCCATATGATATGTAGTTGAGACATGGTTCTTCTAAGTATCTCCTAAGAAAATTTTCATCGGCAGAGTTTACTTCAATACATCTCTGCTTTCAGGGTAATGCTCcgtttgaaaattaaaaatacgGTTTGGAAGCTTGAAAACACGTCTTCCTAAAGATGGGCCGGTTAAAGCATCCATCTGGCTGCTAACCACAGCAACAATCCGGAATCCTTCCTTTTGCAGTATACTTCTTCGAAGGGAAAAATATTCAGGTAGGTCCATTTGCAGTTCATTATCAGTTCTGCAATAGCATTACCATCCatgaaaaatcaataaaataagGAGCAAACTTAATTTAGTGAAAATTGCAAAAACAGAGGAGCAAAAACTTAATGCCACCAAGATACACACAGGTGCTCAGCTACATTGATCAATGATTAGCCAATTAAGCCTGAAAGAACTTTTTATCTGAATTTCCTTCGAGCAAAATGGGAATGCTACGTTCACTGTCTTTGCACATGGAGAGCCGCGATTGCAAGTGAACATCGTTGCATTCATTAAAATCTGGTCTAAGGAGACCCTTTTTTTTGTTGACAAATTGGATTAATCTCTAAAGAGATGGAAACAAATTTCTGATTAAAAATTAAATCAAATTATTCACATCTGAAGCTCCACTAATTAGTAGAAAATAAGAGAAGATAGAAAGAGAAACTTAATCTGCATCATCATACTTATGACAATTTTAACACCTTATTAATTGACTTTTAGCATCCCATTAGACCTAAAGAATGATTATAAAAATACAGTATTACACCCAAAACGTAATATGTGAGGAAGATTTTTCGATTTAAATAAAATCTGCTAAAAGATATTCATCTGTTTTATTAAACCGTTTCACCGTTCATTCATGAAAGTTATGAACGAGCAATTTAGGAAGCAACAATACCTCATGATTAACGATGACCATCCACCAAATCCAGCAGAAGTAAGGTATTCTGCTGTGGTATTATGTAGTCTCTCAGTCTTCCTAGACAAGAAAATCAGTTTCCACCCACCATCTTTAAGTATCAGGTACAGTTGTCGAAAAAATAGGTGCTTCAGATATTTCACATCTTCAATGCAATCACTACAAACATGCTCCTTGAATCTGGATAAGAAAGTATGTTAATTTGTTGTAGTTGGGAATACCAATCTGTTGGTCAACTCAAGGCAGGTACAAGAATATTGTTCTCTTAGGGTCTTCTGGGATTACAGTTAATCAGAGGTTTCAATTGTCAGATCACAAAGGCgaatgaaagtaataaaatgtaCTAGTACTGATTCCAATCTATACTCTGGAGAACAAAAGATCTTCAAAGCAAAATAGATTCTTATGCAGAAAACTTTCAGCAGGTTAAATATACCGTGTCCGACTTGTAGAAAACATCAAAGCAAGTAAACACATTCTTGACAAGAAAATACATAGCTCTTTTAATCTAACTATCCCAAGCCCAGAGGAAATGTAATCTTTTAACACGCTTCTAGGTTAACATCCTACCGATTGTATTGTAGATAATTCCCAGTACAGTGCATCGCTAAGGTCATCTTAAGTTGATTTTTCAGTGTCAGTAAATCTGAAAGCTGGTTTCATAAAGTATTACGCAAAATTTGTAGTTCCAATTTACAAAAGCTAACTCAACTGAGATAATGTAGTGTTAATGATAATGCTGACTACGAGGATGAGCATAAGAAAAGACCATCATATCAATAATTAAAAACATTACCGATGTAGCACTTGGTAGGGATAGAAAGAATCTTCTGGCAAGAGGTCATCAATGTCCATCAACACAACGTCACAGCCATCAGGAAGTGGTTTGAGATTACTGAAGTATTGCTCTGCCAATCCAACTGTAATATTTAAGTCTTTCAGGTAGTGACCGTCTTTAATGTAACCAACAGCAAAGCTTTTGCACATTGCTGGGAAAGAAGCTGAAGGCAAAAGATTTAGTTCCGCATGCAGAACAAAAGTTTTGCAATAGTTATAATCATCGGTGGATTTCCAGATCTCAAGACTCTCA belongs to Nicotiana tabacum cultivar K326 chromosome 6, ASM71507v2, whole genome shotgun sequence and includes:
- the LOC107775523 gene encoding uncharacterized protein At2g39920, encoding MSAYGHMMEREFSAQSLSTRGGSEVGSRYTVETGLYITSFAATVLIAGLVTVGVSLMTLLITLAVMLRSCQTQSAGVVESLEIWKSTDDYNYCKTFVLHAELNLLPSASFPAMCKSFAVGYIKDGHYLKDLNITVGLAEQYFSNLKPLPDGCDVVLMDIDDLLPEDSFYPYQVLHRFKEHVCSDCIEDVKYLKHLFFRQLYLILKDGGWKLIFLSRKTERLHNTTAEYLTSAGFGGWSSLIMRTDNELQMDLPEYFSLRRSILQKEGFRIVAVVSSQMDALTGPSLGRRVFKLPNRIFNFQTEHYPESRDVLK